In a genomic window of Saccharothrix sp. HUAS TT1:
- a CDS encoding MerR family transcriptional regulator, with the protein MEQLTVDELAVRVGLPGSTIRMYQTKGVLHPPRRQGRVAYYDASHLERLTLVQRLQSRGFSLPAIAELVKAREKGASVAAVLGVGEAEGPDDWVRIRVRDISRLVPMGDVRPRVLRRALQLGLVRWRRGWPHVRRWALEAGNRLAALSVPSDDVLDKFANLRTATDGIAADFVEVFERRLWPQLADNADQEDQLDRMRALLVELTYTAETVVIGTLRESIRDAAEEFARRHRLLPSDEFQPAWVEEPVPIAERLIDTEEDDEFPDEPAIQRFLDRGDDQDEAVR; encoded by the coding sequence GTGGAGCAGTTGACGGTCGACGAGCTGGCGGTCCGGGTCGGGCTGCCCGGCAGCACGATCCGGATGTACCAGACCAAGGGTGTGCTGCACCCGCCGCGCAGGCAGGGCCGCGTCGCCTACTACGACGCCTCCCACCTCGAACGGCTCACCCTCGTCCAACGGCTGCAGTCGCGCGGCTTCTCGCTGCCCGCCATCGCCGAGCTGGTCAAGGCGCGCGAGAAGGGCGCGAGCGTCGCGGCGGTGCTCGGGGTCGGCGAGGCGGAGGGTCCGGACGACTGGGTCCGGATCAGGGTCCGCGACATCAGCCGCCTCGTCCCGATGGGCGACGTCCGGCCGCGCGTGCTGCGCCGCGCCCTCCAGCTCGGCCTGGTCCGCTGGCGCCGCGGCTGGCCGCACGTCCGCCGCTGGGCGCTGGAGGCGGGCAACCGGCTCGCCGCGCTGAGCGTGCCCAGCGACGACGTGCTGGACAAGTTCGCGAACCTGCGCACCGCCACCGACGGCATCGCGGCGGACTTCGTGGAGGTGTTCGAGCGCAGGTTGTGGCCGCAGCTCGCGGACAACGCCGACCAGGAGGACCAGCTGGACCGGATGCGCGCGCTGCTGGTCGAGCTGACCTACACCGCCGAGACGGTGGTGATCGGCACGCTGCGCGAGTCCATCCGGGACGCCGCCGAGGAGTTCGCCCGCCGCCACCGGCTGCTGCCCAGCGACGAGTTCCAACCCGCCTGGGTGGAGGAACCGGTGCCGATCGCCGAACGTCTCATCGACACCGAGGAGGACGACGAGTTCCCCGACGAGCCGGCGATCCAGCGGTTCCTCGACCGGGGTGACGACCAGGACGAGGCGGTCCGGTGA
- a CDS encoding amino-acid N-acetyltransferase — translation MNDPINVRRARTDDVRAMKALIDAYAGKVLLAKPLVTLFEDVQEFWVAEDDGVVLGCGALHVLWEDLAEIRTVAVSPGALGRGIGRKIVTRLIETARELQLERLFVLTFETEFFSRHGFVEIDGTPVSPEVYEEIMRSADEGVAEFLDLSYVKPNTLGNSRMLLHL, via the coding sequence GTGAACGACCCGATCAACGTGCGTCGCGCGCGCACCGACGACGTGCGGGCGATGAAGGCCCTCATCGACGCCTACGCCGGAAAGGTGCTGCTGGCCAAGCCCCTGGTCACGCTGTTCGAGGACGTCCAGGAGTTCTGGGTGGCCGAGGACGACGGGGTGGTGCTCGGGTGCGGCGCCCTCCACGTGCTGTGGGAGGACCTGGCCGAGATCCGCACGGTGGCCGTGTCGCCCGGCGCGCTGGGACGGGGCATCGGGCGCAAGATCGTGACCCGGTTGATCGAGACCGCCCGCGAGCTGCAGCTGGAGCGGTTGTTCGTGCTGACGTTCGAGACCGAGTTCTTCAGCCGGCACGGCTTCGTGGAGATCGACGGCACGCCGGTGTCGCCCGAGGTCTACGAGGAGATCATGCGATCGGCCGACGAGGGGGTGGCCGAGTTCCTCGACCTCTCCTACGTGAAGCCGAACACGCTCGGCAACTCGCGGATGCTGCTGCACCTGTAA
- a CDS encoding phospholipase: MLAKSLRNALTVVIASLALLAGAGVGQAAINAPAVTDDYLFGKSLSQFSSLRAQRPYSDQLDWSSDGCSWSPDNPFGFKFLPACHRHDFGYRNYKRQGRFTETTRLRIDNNFKSDLYHQCAGNWSCNRTADLYYQAVREFGAS; the protein is encoded by the coding sequence GTGCTCGCGAAATCCCTGCGCAACGCTCTCACCGTCGTGATCGCCTCGCTCGCCCTGCTGGCCGGCGCCGGTGTTGGCCAGGCGGCCATCAACGCGCCCGCCGTCACCGACGACTACCTGTTCGGCAAGTCCCTGTCCCAGTTCAGCTCCTTGCGGGCGCAACGGCCGTACAGCGATCAGCTCGACTGGTCGTCGGACGGCTGCTCGTGGTCGCCGGACAACCCGTTCGGGTTCAAGTTCCTGCCGGCCTGCCACCGGCACGACTTCGGCTACCGCAACTACAAGCGGCAGGGGCGGTTCACCGAGACCACCCGGCTGCGGATCGACAACAACTTCAAGTCCGACCTCTACCACCAGTGCGCGGGCAACTGGTCGTGCAACCGCACGGCCGACCTGTACTACCAGGCCGTCCGCGAGTTCGGCGCCAGCTGA